In Mucilaginibacter boryungensis, a single window of DNA contains:
- a CDS encoding RagB/SusD family nutrient uptake outer membrane protein, giving the protein MKRKIFLLILALVTVVTSCKKDLDIPPPNILQDPDVFGNTAGVEAYMARIYSELPIEDFKWLPNAGFKSFWRSSPFTITGEAISRDATQQQTETFNYWADAYSLIRECNYFMETLPSYASNYNTTQVNSWLGEAKFIRAMTYFALVKRYGGVPLVDKVLTKPGETIDDIVAEIDKFKIPRSSEQAIWDFIASDLDDAFTKLPDISGTKKGRVTKWAALAFKSRIMLYAGSIAKYNTINLTVGGVQLCGIPSAKAVDYFKASYDAAAQVIGKYSLYKQSWSATDKAAQANNFAALFIDQSSSENIFVRQYHYPEAAHWYDVEMIPRQLWNGVESQETCPTLDFIEMFEGLPKNANGTFQTLDGAGHYIMYNNPGDPFANAEPRLRGTVLFPGDLFKNQIIDIRRGIYTGASAGGINKLLPAGSKSPYPTTNIVQAPDANQADYTLPDGSKMKPGGLSGYFVGTSSSGSISGFSIRKWLDPNKPTTDLATNRSDQAWIEMRYAEVLLNQAEAAYELFTAGQGAAYQTTALTNINLIRERAGATQATLADMTSVDIIRKERRKELAYENKTWWDLKRWRIIDKEQNATVWRVLWGFYSSQAKQYFYDDRFDERNTTYTFDPKWYYEAIPTAVISKSPNVVPNLSN; this is encoded by the coding sequence ATGAAAAGGAAAATATTTTTATTGATACTTGCTTTGGTAACCGTTGTTACCTCGTGTAAGAAAGACCTGGATATCCCGCCACCTAATATTTTACAGGACCCTGATGTATTTGGTAATACCGCGGGTGTAGAAGCATATATGGCGCGTATTTATAGCGAACTACCTATCGAGGATTTTAAATGGCTGCCAAATGCCGGTTTCAAATCATTCTGGCGTTCCTCGCCGTTCACCATTACCGGCGAGGCCATTAGCCGCGACGCCACCCAACAGCAAACTGAAACCTTTAACTATTGGGCAGATGCTTACTCGCTTATCCGTGAATGTAATTATTTTATGGAAACCCTGCCATCTTATGCAAGTAATTACAATACAACACAGGTAAACAGCTGGCTGGGCGAAGCTAAGTTTATCCGCGCCATGACCTACTTTGCATTGGTTAAACGGTATGGCGGTGTGCCATTGGTGGATAAAGTGCTTACCAAACCAGGGGAAACTATTGATGACATAGTAGCCGAGATTGACAAGTTTAAAATACCACGCTCATCCGAGCAGGCTATATGGGATTTTATAGCTTCCGATCTGGACGATGCCTTTACCAAGCTACCCGATATTTCAGGTACAAAGAAAGGCCGGGTAACCAAATGGGCTGCATTGGCATTCAAATCGCGTATAATGCTGTATGCCGGTTCTATTGCTAAGTACAATACTATTAACCTTACCGTAGGTGGTGTACAACTTTGCGGCATTCCATCGGCAAAGGCTGTTGATTACTTCAAAGCTTCGTACGATGCCGCTGCCCAGGTAATTGGTAAATATTCATTGTATAAGCAAAGCTGGTCTGCAACCGATAAAGCTGCCCAGGCAAACAATTTTGCAGCCTTGTTTATTGACCAGTCAAGCAGCGAAAATATTTTTGTACGTCAGTACCATTATCCCGAAGCGGCACACTGGTACGATGTAGAGATGATCCCCCGCCAGTTGTGGAATGGTGTAGAATCGCAGGAGACCTGCCCTACACTTGATTTTATTGAGATGTTTGAAGGGCTTCCAAAAAATGCCAATGGTACTTTCCAAACGCTTGATGGCGCTGGCCATTACATTATGTATAACAACCCCGGCGATCCGTTCGCCAATGCCGAACCACGTTTAAGGGGTACAGTATTATTCCCAGGCGATCTGTTCAAAAACCAGATCATTGATATCCGTCGTGGTATTTATACAGGCGCGTCAGCAGGCGGTATAAACAAACTGCTGCCTGCAGGTTCTAAAAGCCCCTATCCTACTACAAATATCGTACAAGCGCCGGATGCCAACCAGGCCGATTATACCCTGCCCGATGGTTCGAAAATGAAGCCAGGCGGCTTAAGTGGTTATTTCGTTGGTACTTCTTCCTCAGGTTCTATTTCCGGATTCAGTATCCGCAAGTGGCTGGATCCGAATAAGCCAACCACCGATTTAGCTACTAACCGCTCGGACCAGGCCTGGATTGAAATGCGCTATGCAGAGGTATTACTTAACCAGGCCGAAGCAGCTTACGAATTGTTTACTGCCGGCCAGGGTGCAGCTTACCAAACTACTGCCCTTACTAATATTAACCTGATTCGCGAACGTGCGGGCGCTACCCAGGCAACCCTGGCTGATATGACCAGTGTGGATATTATACGTAAGGAAAGAAGAAAAGAGCTGGCTTACGAGAATAAAACCTGGTGGGATTTAAAAAGGTGGCGCATTATTGATAAAGAGCAAAACGCTACTGTTTGGCGTGTTCTGTGGGGATTTTACTCGTCGCAGGCTAAACAATATTTTTACGATGACCGTTTCGACGAACGCAATACTACCTACACTTTCGATCCGAAGTGGTATTATGAAGCTATTCCGACAGCTGTTATCTCTAAAAGCCCTAACGTAGTTCCAAACCTTAGTAATTAA
- a CDS encoding DUF3823 domain-containing protein, producing MKNIFYSIALGAAILSASSCKKFDNYDGPDQTLQGTIIDVNTNKPMQSDLSGDAGGSAGTRIKLLETSWSSNPTPLYLATKIDGTYINTKVFAATYNISAEGAFVPLVQPAATPPVDQSQNVEVKGGTTTVNFTVEPLLEVEWVGTPVLNANGSITAQAKITRGTTKTAFQGNLTDVWLYTSPYPYIGSNTNSYDTRYATHLTYSGTTGTALLGTTITITTSLSSGALPKKDWYIRLAARTDYGSKLYNFSDIKLVVVQ from the coding sequence ATGAAAAATATATTTTATAGCATAGCATTGGGCGCGGCCATTCTGTCGGCCAGCTCATGCAAAAAATTCGATAACTATGATGGGCCCGACCAAACGCTGCAGGGTACTATTATTGACGTTAATACGAACAAGCCTATGCAAAGCGATCTATCGGGCGATGCGGGAGGTAGCGCGGGTACACGTATTAAATTACTGGAAACCAGTTGGAGTTCAAACCCTACCCCGCTTTATCTGGCTACCAAAATTGATGGCACTTACATTAACACCAAAGTGTTTGCGGCAACTTACAACATCTCTGCCGAGGGTGCTTTTGTACCCCTGGTACAACCGGCCGCTACCCCACCGGTTGACCAAAGCCAGAATGTTGAAGTTAAAGGGGGCACAACAACAGTTAATTTTACAGTAGAGCCTTTACTGGAAGTTGAATGGGTTGGTACGCCTGTATTAAACGCTAATGGCAGTATTACCGCCCAGGCTAAAATTACCCGCGGTACCACTAAAACAGCATTTCAGGGTAACCTTACCGATGTGTGGTTGTATACATCGCCATACCCCTACATTGGCAGCAATACCAATAGCTACGATACCCGTTATGCAACACACTTAACTTATTCGGGTACAACAGGTACTGCTTTACTTGGCACTACAATTACCATTACCACTTCTTTGTCTTCGGGCGCATTACCTAAAAAAGACTGGTACATCCGCCTTGCGGCACGCACCGACTATGGCTCGAAGTTGTACAACTTCAGCGACATCAAGCTGGTGGTAGTACAATAA
- a CDS encoding glycoside hydrolase family 38 N-terminal domain-containing protein, giving the protein MMIIKSACISHNYKISNALIGFFLLILSLNLVCINGCAQANPSLTFNAVVQPYYKYRKDGKPGRAVYLAFKGDRLNEAASIKVECNGTTEETDIPKNEKGLEGTTIMLPAGAGLDKLCQARVTITTAKNVMYQSVFVPVLKQWTVYIYPHSHVDIGYTNTQEFVRKLHMRNIDVAIDIAKKTQNYPEGSRFVWNPEANWVTENYLKEASPEKRKIFIDAVKKGWISLDGDYANVNTSACTDEELLRLFHNGHEISAVTGVPIKTMVQMDVAGASWGTVQAAYQNGIRGFFIYPNIGTIRDPWEHRPFYWVAPDGKSKIFFLQALPYGFGYTIKGSKIGLHKSQGNDPSLDRIVTGKPDENFVGDLVFDEIAKLEAKRSPYNILVIPWALADNALIDADLPDAVRNWNEKYAYPKLIISGSQRILDDYEKRYGDIIPQVKGDYSEYWTDGLGSDAKRVGEYRRATENIVQAETAWSMLNYTKPAPRKLIDSAWQNCLLGAEHTWGYQDPKAPLAKQIEQTKASFFENSLKNSQELLNLTFNTIKSAASNKIAVFNTLSWARDGLVTLSKEQSKAGDRVLDEQGLEMPSQRLSSGELVFMAKQIPALGAATYTVTTGESKLKNGCSISNNTLTNGLLTLHIDPENGDINSLKEVKTGQEYVDKKSKYGLNSYRYLLETDTANIGSKPYNIKLKIKDNGPLVASVVVSSSAEGCNWLTREVKVVNGQPWVDITNILDKISTPTKEGIHFGFAFNVPDGNTRLDIPWGTMIPEYDQITGSNKSWLTFQHWVDISNNETGITWTCIEAPLIEMGEMTANVLGGAHGRKNWYKTLPKTQTMFSWALNNHWGTNFPLEQGGVMNFHYALLPHQIYDAVATNRFGLEQNRPLIAIPVDKAPAVKNWIKIGNPNVLISTLKQSDNGKGMILRVRSVSDKPEKVLLSWPGGKPRKLYTCLADEKPEKPITTDQTILPLGTISYYFEM; this is encoded by the coding sequence ATGATGATCATAAAATCCGCTTGTATTAGCCATAACTATAAAATTTCCAATGCCCTTATTGGATTCTTCCTGCTTATTTTAAGTTTGAACCTGGTTTGCATAAACGGATGTGCCCAGGCAAATCCATCGCTCACATTCAATGCCGTTGTGCAGCCTTATTATAAATACCGTAAAGATGGTAAGCCTGGTCGTGCCGTATACCTGGCGTTTAAAGGTGACAGGCTTAACGAAGCCGCTTCCATAAAAGTGGAATGTAACGGGACCACTGAAGAAACCGATATCCCTAAAAACGAAAAAGGCCTGGAAGGCACCACGATAATGCTTCCTGCCGGTGCTGGTTTAGATAAATTATGCCAGGCACGCGTTACTATTACCACTGCTAAAAATGTGATGTACCAATCGGTGTTTGTACCGGTATTAAAGCAATGGACGGTTTACATTTATCCCCATTCGCATGTGGATATTGGCTATACCAACACGCAGGAATTTGTGCGCAAGCTGCACATGCGCAATATTGATGTGGCGATTGATATTGCTAAAAAAACGCAGAACTACCCCGAAGGGTCGCGGTTTGTTTGGAACCCCGAAGCTAATTGGGTAACCGAAAATTACCTGAAAGAAGCATCGCCCGAAAAAAGGAAAATTTTTATTGATGCCGTAAAAAAAGGTTGGATAAGTTTGGATGGCGATTATGCCAACGTAAATACCAGCGCCTGTACCGACGAGGAATTGCTGAGGCTGTTTCACAATGGTCATGAAATTTCGGCTGTTACCGGTGTGCCTATTAAAACCATGGTGCAAATGGATGTGGCCGGCGCATCATGGGGGACAGTGCAAGCTGCTTATCAAAACGGTATCCGCGGCTTTTTTATATATCCTAATATTGGTACCATAAGAGACCCTTGGGAACACCGCCCGTTCTATTGGGTTGCCCCCGATGGAAAATCAAAGATCTTTTTTTTACAGGCCCTGCCTTATGGCTTTGGCTATACTATAAAAGGCTCGAAAATTGGTCTGCACAAAAGCCAGGGTAACGACCCATCGCTGGATCGTATCGTTACCGGCAAGCCCGATGAAAATTTTGTAGGTGACCTGGTGTTCGATGAAATAGCGAAGCTGGAAGCCAAACGTTCGCCTTATAACATACTGGTAATACCATGGGCTTTAGCCGATAATGCCCTGATAGATGCCGACCTACCCGATGCTGTGCGCAATTGGAACGAAAAATATGCTTATCCTAAACTAATTATATCCGGCTCGCAGCGTATTTTGGATGATTATGAAAAACGTTATGGCGATATCATCCCCCAGGTGAAAGGCGATTACAGCGAGTACTGGACAGATGGGCTGGGGTCGGATGCTAAACGCGTAGGTGAATACCGTCGCGCTACCGAAAACATTGTGCAAGCCGAAACCGCCTGGAGCATGCTGAATTACACTAAACCAGCGCCACGTAAACTAATTGACAGCGCCTGGCAAAACTGCTTGCTGGGTGCCGAGCATACCTGGGGCTACCAAGACCCTAAAGCGCCGCTGGCCAAGCAAATAGAACAAACCAAAGCATCGTTTTTTGAAAATTCGTTGAAAAACAGTCAGGAATTGCTCAATCTGACATTCAACACTATCAAGAGTGCAGCAAGCAATAAAATAGCGGTGTTCAATACCCTATCGTGGGCCAGGGATGGTTTGGTTACCTTAAGTAAAGAGCAATCAAAAGCCGGTGACCGTGTGCTGGATGAACAAGGGCTTGAAATGCCATCGCAACGCTTATCATCAGGCGAGCTGGTTTTTATGGCTAAGCAAATACCGGCGCTTGGCGCTGCAACCTATACAGTTACAACAGGCGAAAGTAAATTGAAAAATGGTTGCAGTATCAGCAATAATACATTAACAAACGGCCTGCTCACCCTGCATATCGACCCCGAAAACGGCGATATCAACAGCCTTAAGGAGGTTAAAACCGGGCAGGAATATGTAGACAAAAAATCAAAATACGGGTTAAACAGCTACCGCTACCTGCTGGAAACGGATACGGCCAACATAGGTTCGAAACCTTATAACATTAAGTTAAAAATAAAAGATAACGGCCCGCTGGTAGCCTCGGTAGTTGTATCATCAAGCGCCGAAGGCTGTAACTGGCTTACGCGTGAAGTAAAGGTAGTAAACGGACAGCCCTGGGTTGATATAACCAATATACTGGACAAGATAAGCACCCCCACTAAAGAGGGCATTCATTTTGGTTTTGCCTTTAACGTGCCCGATGGTAACACCAGGCTGGATATCCCCTGGGGGACAATGATCCCTGAATATGACCAGATAACCGGCAGCAATAAAAGCTGGTTAACCTTTCAGCACTGGGTTGATATTTCAAATAACGAAACCGGTATTACCTGGACATGTATAGAAGCCCCTTTAATTGAAATGGGCGAAATGACGGCCAATGTGCTGGGCGGTGCGCATGGCCGTAAAAACTGGTATAAAACCCTGCCAAAAACACAAACCATGTTCTCGTGGGCGTTGAATAACCACTGGGGTACCAATTTTCCTTTAGAACAAGGCGGTGTGATGAATTTCCACTATGCCTTGCTGCCTCATCAGATTTACGATGCCGTAGCCACCAATCGTTTTGGACTGGAGCAAAACAGGCCTTTAATCGCTATTCCGGTGGATAAGGCTCCGGCTGTAAAAAACTGGATTAAAATTGGTAACCCTAATGTGCTGATATCAACCTTAAAACAGAGCGACAATGGTAAAGGGATGATATTAAGGGTAAGGTCGGTTTCGGACAAGCCTGAAAAGGTGCTATTAAGCTGGCCCGGCGGCAAACCCCGCAAGCTCTACACTTGCCTTGCCGATGAAAAGCCCGAAAAACCGATAACTACAGATCAAACCATTCTGCCATTGGGCACCATTAGTTATTATTTTGAAATGTAA
- a CDS encoding SRPBCC family protein — MKNNTEITKDLANRKLHVVRHFNAPLNKVWKAWTESELLDKWWAPRPWQAQTKLMDFKEGGTWLYCMAGPQGEKHWSRVDFKTVDPQKSFTTAHAFCDEDGNLTNTMPTSYWDIAFSATETGSKVDVTLEFDSETDMQTLVQMGFEGGFTMALGNLDELLEA; from the coding sequence ATGAAAAACAACACTGAAATTACCAAGGACCTGGCAAACAGGAAACTACATGTAGTGCGTCATTTTAATGCGCCATTAAACAAAGTATGGAAAGCATGGACTGAAAGCGAATTGTTGGATAAATGGTGGGCACCCAGGCCATGGCAGGCACAAACCAAGCTAATGGACTTTAAAGAGGGCGGTACCTGGCTTTATTGCATGGCCGGCCCACAGGGAGAAAAACATTGGTCGCGGGTTGATTTTAAAACTGTAGACCCACAAAAAAGCTTTACAACCGCCCACGCCTTTTGCGACGAGGATGGTAACCTGACCAACACTATGCCAACCAGTTATTGGGATATTGCATTCAGCGCTACAGAAACAGGATCGAAAGTTGATGTGACCCTTGAGTTTGATTCGGAAACCGATATGCAAACTTTGGTCCAAATGGGCTTCGAAGGCGGCTTTACCATGGCCCTTGGCAATTTGGACGAGTTACTGGAAGCTTAA
- a CDS encoding ArsR/SmtB family transcription factor, whose translation MRRDIFQAIADPTRRAILVLLAVQAMTPNALAEHFDSTRQAVSKHIKILTECEVVNQQQRGREIYYQLDPEKMKTIDLWLEKFRQLWDDRFNQLDNLLNDL comes from the coding sequence ATGAGAAGAGATATTTTTCAGGCCATTGCCGACCCCACACGCCGGGCAATTTTAGTACTGCTGGCAGTGCAGGCTATGACACCAAACGCCCTGGCCGAACATTTTGACAGCACCCGGCAGGCGGTATCAAAACATATTAAAATACTAACCGAATGCGAAGTGGTAAACCAGCAGCAAAGGGGCAGGGAAATTTACTATCAGCTTGATCCTGAAAAGATGAAAACAATAGACTTATGGCTTGAAAAGTTCCGCCAGTTGTGGGACGACCGGTTTAACCAGTTAGATAATTTATTAAACGATTTATAA
- a CDS encoding SH3 domain-containing protein gives MKDFYYLLGTDSKATPQEINSAYRKLAKKFDQDGGEYDHFLDSHFREITEAYQLLSDPVRRRKYDIALKKAEQRRFYWWFRVRHLTVAASLALACFTSLFGWYVINSLKGSKKALVVKTPMLSAAKVKHHKKKKLLQKKAKDAAPLVATTIARPIKIKRDTPVIKKVAPVIVTAKQAPLIATQPVVTKQPAIIKSPVVEPDNETYTATIQANMTGIVNLHQQSGYTSAVIASIPNHSQVKVLERGQSFYKVFYNGQTGYVPKWTIPTP, from the coding sequence ATGAAGGACTTTTACTACCTGCTGGGGACGGACAGCAAGGCTACGCCGCAAGAAATAAATTCGGCCTATCGGAAGCTGGCCAAAAAATTTGACCAGGACGGCGGCGAATATGATCATTTTCTGGACAGCCACTTTCGTGAGATAACAGAGGCGTACCAATTACTAAGCGATCCTGTTCGTCGCCGCAAGTACGATATTGCTTTAAAGAAGGCCGAGCAGCGGCGTTTTTACTGGTGGTTCAGGGTTAGGCACCTTACTGTAGCCGCATCACTTGCGCTGGCATGTTTTACCAGCTTGTTTGGCTGGTATGTAATAAACTCGTTAAAGGGATCAAAAAAGGCCCTGGTAGTTAAAACTCCAATGCTTAGCGCCGCTAAGGTTAAGCATCACAAAAAAAAGAAACTGCTACAGAAAAAAGCTAAAGATGCCGCTCCCCTGGTTGCAACAACCATAGCAAGGCCAATAAAGATAAAAAGGGATACGCCTGTTATTAAAAAAGTTGCACCCGTTATTGTTACTGCCAAACAAGCGCCTTTAATAGCTACGCAACCGGTAGTCACAAAGCAACCGGCAATAATTAAGTCGCCGGTGGTTGAACCGGATAATGAAACTTATACCGCAACCATACAGGCTAACATGACGGGTATAGTTAACCTGCACCAGCAATCGGGCTATACATCGGCAGTAATTGCCAGTATCCCAAACCATTCGCAGGTTAAAGTATTGGAAAGGGGCCAAAGCTTTTATAAAGTATTCTACAACGGACAAACAGGCTATGTGCCAAAATGGACCATCCCCACTCCCTAA
- a CDS encoding PAS domain S-box protein, with product MHVPNFTGLNYTNVFLQMPVAAYICDDHNNLVAYNPAAEKLWGSIPVIGKPCEKHSQDDEFTIVRPDGSKSIVQAHITTLPDTAGTVVILMDITAQIDDDNREARLAAIIESSDDVIISKTLGGYITSWNKAAEKLFEYTEDEIIGKHITTLIPEDRHAEEDIIINRIKNNLRVDHFETIRITKSGKLIPLSITVSPIHNRKGEVIGASKIARDISKQKQSEERLQMYAENLEILNSVGQIISADLDTQGILQKVTDATTQLTGAAFGAFFHNEVNEKGESYMLFTLSGAPREAFEKFGMPRNTAVFKPTFEGEGIVRVDDITKDPRYGHTPPHYGMPEGHLPVVSYLAVPVISKSDGVIGGLFFGHPEPGRFTIEHEKLLAGVASQAAIALDNAKLYEEVKSLNAKKDEFIGLASHELKTPVTSLSGYLQLIERNMPAADLNNTFIKRARQQVIKLTSLIEDLLDVSKIQTGKLPFSFTTFNFVQLFNDAIEMMQHNNPSHTIRAEFDANQLLIYADQQRIEQVIINLISNAIKYSPDAGLIIIKGQATNSKLKVSVQDFGIGIAKDQLKRIFSRFYRVENLAAHMSGLGIGLYISHEIIHRHHGKIWAESELGKGTTFFFEIPLQQNGDR from the coding sequence ATGCACGTTCCAAATTTTACAGGCTTAAATTATACTAATGTTTTTTTGCAAATGCCTGTTGCTGCCTATATCTGCGATGACCATAACAACCTGGTGGCTTATAACCCGGCAGCAGAGAAATTGTGGGGTAGCATACCGGTAATAGGCAAGCCTTGTGAAAAACACAGCCAGGATGATGAATTTACCATTGTAAGGCCTGATGGTAGTAAAAGCATTGTACAGGCGCATATTACCACGCTGCCTGATACTGCAGGGACAGTAGTTATTTTAATGGATATTACCGCGCAGATAGATGATGATAACCGCGAGGCCCGTTTGGCTGCTATTATTGAATCATCTGACGATGTGATCATTAGTAAAACGCTGGGCGGCTATATTACTAGTTGGAACAAGGCGGCCGAAAAGCTGTTTGAATATACCGAAGATGAAATAATAGGTAAACATATTACCACCCTGATCCCTGAAGACCGACATGCAGAAGAGGATATAATCATCAACAGGATAAAGAACAATTTACGTGTTGACCATTTTGAAACCATCCGTATAACAAAGTCGGGTAAACTCATCCCCCTTTCTATAACCGTATCACCTATTCATAATCGTAAAGGCGAGGTAATTGGGGCCTCTAAAATAGCGCGCGACATTAGTAAGCAAAAACAATCGGAAGAACGCCTGCAGATGTATGCCGAAAACCTGGAAATACTAAACTCGGTAGGGCAGATCATCTCTGCCGACCTGGATACGCAAGGTATTTTACAAAAAGTGACTGATGCTACCACACAGCTTACCGGCGCGGCATTCGGCGCTTTTTTTCACAACGAAGTGAATGAGAAGGGCGAATCGTACATGCTGTTCACTTTATCGGGGGCGCCCCGGGAAGCATTTGAAAAATTTGGAATGCCGCGTAATACCGCTGTTTTTAAACCGACGTTTGAGGGTGAAGGTATTGTGCGGGTTGACGACATAACTAAAGACCCCCGCTATGGACATACTCCCCCGCACTATGGTATGCCTGAAGGGCATTTGCCGGTAGTAAGTTATCTTGCGGTACCTGTCATATCCAAATCAGACGGGGTAATAGGCGGCTTGTTTTTTGGCCATCCGGAACCTGGCAGATTTACCATTGAACACGAAAAACTACTGGCGGGGGTGGCGTCGCAAGCGGCAATAGCGCTTGATAACGCCAAACTTTACGAGGAAGTAAAATCACTAAATGCCAAAAAAGATGAATTTATTGGCCTGGCCAGTCACGAACTAAAAACCCCTGTTACCAGTTTAAGCGGATACCTGCAATTGATAGAACGCAATATGCCTGCAGCTGACCTGAACAATACTTTTATTAAACGCGCCCGGCAACAGGTTATTAAACTTACCTCGCTGATAGAGGACCTGCTGGATGTATCCAAAATACAAACGGGTAAATTACCCTTCAGCTTTACAACGTTTAATTTTGTGCAGTTGTTTAACGATGCTATTGAGATGATGCAGCACAATAACCCATCTCATACCATCCGTGCGGAATTTGATGCTAATCAGTTATTGATCTATGCCGATCAGCAACGTATAGAACAGGTAATTATCAACCTTATTTCTAATGCTATTAAGTATTCGCCTGATGCTGGTTTAATAATAATTAAAGGGCAGGCCACTAATAGTAAATTGAAAGTAAGCGTTCAGGATTTTGGGATAGGTATTGCAAAAGATCAGTTAAAGCGTATATTTTCGCGGTTTTACCGGGTTGAAAACCTTGCCGCGCATATGTCTGGCCTGGGTATTGGTTTATATATAAGCCACGAGATCATTCATCGCCACCATGGTAAAATATGGGCCGAGAGCGAGCTGGGCAAAGGCACAACTTTTTTCTTTGAAATACCATTACAGCAAAACGGCGATCGTTGA
- the xth gene encoding exodeoxyribonuclease III — protein sequence MKIATYNVNGVNGRLPVLLRWLQETQPDVVCLQELKAPEEKFPEQAINDAGYKAIWHGQKSWNGVAILSRYGDIKESRRGLPGDPEDLHSRYIEAVINGIVIGCLYLPNGNPAPGPKFDYKLAWFQRLTLHAAQLLSYDTPVVLCGDYNVMPTDIDVYKPERWVDDALFRPETRAAFHALVAQGWTDAIRKLYPTEKIYTFYDYFRNAYGRDAGLRIDHFLLSPKLEGRLVAAKVDRHVRGWEKTSDHCPVWIELTDK from the coding sequence ATGAAAATAGCCACTTATAATGTAAACGGCGTTAATGGGCGCCTGCCGGTGTTGTTGCGCTGGCTTCAGGAAACCCAACCCGATGTAGTTTGCCTGCAGGAGCTGAAAGCGCCCGAGGAAAAGTTTCCCGAACAAGCAATTAACGATGCTGGCTATAAAGCTATCTGGCATGGCCAGAAAAGCTGGAACGGGGTAGCAATACTTTCGCGCTATGGCGATATCAAGGAATCAAGGCGCGGCCTGCCCGGCGATCCTGAAGATTTGCATAGCCGGTATATAGAAGCCGTTATTAATGGCATAGTGATAGGCTGCCTTTATCTGCCTAACGGTAATCCGGCACCGGGGCCAAAGTTCGATTATAAGTTAGCCTGGTTTCAGCGGCTTACCCTGCACGCCGCGCAGTTATTAAGTTATGATACACCGGTAGTTTTATGCGGCGATTATAACGTGATGCCTACCGATATTGATGTATACAAGCCCGAGCGCTGGGTGGATGATGCCCTATTCAGGCCTGAAACCCGGGCCGCCTTCCACGCATTGGTAGCTCAGGGTTGGACAGATGCCATCCGTAAACTATACCCTACAGAAAAAATTTATACTTTTTACGACTATTTCCGCAACGCCTACGGCCGCGACGCCGGTTTACGTATCGATCACTTTTTGTTAAGCCCCAAACTTGAAGGCCGGCTGGTTGCCGCAAAGGTAGACCGCCATGTGCGCGGCTGGGAAAAAACCAGCGATCATTGTCCGGTTTGGATTGAATTGACTGATAAATGA